Part of the Bacteroidia bacterium genome, GCTGAGTTTCAGAAGAAATGTTTGGGTAAAATGAAGGATGTAAGCGGTACGCATGGCAGAACCGTTTTGTTTGTGAGCCATAATTTAACTGCGGTAAAAACACTTTGTACAAGTGCTTTGTATTTAAAAAACGGAACGATTCATTTTGCCGGAAAAACGCAAGATGCTGTTGATCGCTATTTTGAATCTGCTCCCAAAACGGAAACAATGGGAATTATTCCAGATGCTTTTGAAAGGTACAATACAGGCGAAATAAAAATTCGGGAGATCGCGTTATTGGATAAAAACAAAAATACAGCAAATGAGGTTTTTTTTAGAAGTCCTATTGATTTAAGAATACGTATGGAGGCTTTTAAAAAAGTAGAAGATGCCCTGATAGATGTAAAAGTAGTTACCAAGGACGGCATAGTCATTACGCATTCGATGAATGACGGTAAAACATATAGTTTAGACAAAGGCAATCACGAGTTTGAAATTAAACTGGAAAATATCTTGCAACCCGGTTTGTATTCTTTATCCATTGGCGTTCATTACGCAACTGGATCTACGATTGATTACCTCGAAAGTATTTATGATTTCAGTATATTGAAAATTGCAAAAGGAGATGCATCGGATTCAAAGTGGGTGCATGGGTTTGTGCAATTGAATTCAACATGGGCTAAAACAAATTAAAAAAAAAGGAATACGATGGATTTAAAAAAGTCGAAAGTATTAGTTATTGGCGGAGCAGGTTTTATCGGAAGCTTTGTAGTAGCAGAACTATTAAAAGAAGACATTAGCGAAGTAGTTGTTTACGATAATTTCGCAAGAGGAAAAAAGGAATATTTAGAATCGTCTTTAAAAGATAAACGGTGTAAAATTTTTCCAATCGGTGGCGATATTAGAGAGATAGACATTTTAAACAAAGCGATGGAAGGGATGGATTATGTGATTTGTC contains:
- a CDS encoding ABC transporter ATP-binding protein; the protein is MSDVVISVENLGKQYRLGNVGTGTLSSDLKRWWHLARGKEDPFLKVGEENNREKRGNSDYVWALKDINFEVKKGEVLGIIGKNGAGKSTLLKILSRTTTPTTGNFKVKGRIASLLEVGTGFHPELTGRENIFLNGAILGMTKIEIKNKFDEIVDFSGVERYIDTPVKRYSSGMYVRLAFAVAAHLESEILILDEVLAVGDAEFQKKCLGKMKDVSGTHGRTVLFVSHNLTAVKTLCTSALYLKNGTIHFAGKTQDAVDRYFESAPKTETMGIIPDAFERYNTGEIKIREIALLDKNKNTANEVFFRSPIDLRIRMEAFKKVEDALIDVKVVTKDGIVITHSMNDGKTYSLDKGNHEFEIKLENILQPGLYSLSIGVHYATGSTIDYLESIYDFSILKIAKGDASDSKWVHGFVQLNSTWAKTN